The following are encoded together in the Glycine soja cultivar W05 chromosome 5, ASM419377v2, whole genome shotgun sequence genome:
- the LOC114413644 gene encoding 21 kDa protein-like, with protein sequence MRTQRLNHLLLSLFLFAAAFSSLHPTATAGDEGAPSAGDGDRDADFIRTSCNTTLYPEVCFTSLSRYANAVQQNPGHLARVAIAVSLSKVHRAASYVSNLTRDADYGGSTRAALALHDCFSNLGDAVDEIRGSLKQMRQIGSAGAGASSFLFQMSNVQTWLSAALTDEETCTDGFQDVADCPMKTGVCDRVSNVKKFTSNALALVNSYANKGMP encoded by the coding sequence ATGAGAACCCAACGGCTTAACCatctccttctctccctcttcctcttCGCAGCCGCATTCTCCAGCCTCCACCCGACGGCCACCGCCGGAGACGAAGGCGCACCGTCTGCAGGCGACGGCGACCGCGACGCCGATTTCATCCGCACTAGCTGCAACACCACGCTCTACCCGGAAGTGTGTTTCACCTCCCTCTCTCGCTACGCCAATGCGGTGCAGCAGAACCCCGGCCATCTGGCGCGTGTGGCCATTGCCGTAAGTCTCTCGAAGGTTCACCGTGCGGCGTCCTACGTCTCCAACCTCACGCGCGACGCCGACTACGGCGGAAGCACGCGCGCCGCTCTTGCTCTGCACGACTGCTTCTCGAATCTGGGCGACGCCGTGGACGAAATCCGCGGCTCGCTGAAGCAGATGCGGCAGATTGGATCCGCCGGCGCCGGCGCGAGTTCGTTCCTGTTCCAGATGAGCAACGTGCAGACGTGGTTGAGTGCCGCACTCACCGACGAAGAGACCTGTACGGATGGATTCCAGGACGTAGCGGACTGTCCCATGAAAACGGGTGTATGCGATCGCGTCAGCAACGTCAAGAAGTTCACCAGCAATGCCTTGGCGCTCGTCAACTCCTACGCCAACAAGGGAATGCCTTGA